One genomic window of Salvia miltiorrhiza cultivar Shanhuang (shh) chromosome 4, IMPLAD_Smil_shh, whole genome shotgun sequence includes the following:
- the LOC131019809 gene encoding uncharacterized protein LOC131019809 isoform X12 — protein sequence MYDCVQSLNLHPQFSSRIYKLGSTTCLRLPKFVKCSVNDSNSTNSARDLGLREGSRGSKGWKDESEMEELAADRGIEEVFKFRATEKDYKLVKEDDIDSEMEGFDGRRRIDAAKSRRQMMRRSSVMAKQVISIRSALTLGFVTQLWVDTSSWVVMVVEVKPSLLSGDSERFLLKEITQVVLEIQFELHCNSSSFYFYPHQIWEVIKLMQMVGDVVLVEDEIVMEDDTKLIGLETLDTLLQREDVKLLARCVATPLVSVQARWNHLSSTHLEFPLSPRVW from the exons ATGTATGACTGCGTTCAGTCGCTCAATTTGCATCCCCAATTTTCGTCCAGAATCTATAAATTAGGGTCTACAACATGTCTCAGACTGCCCAAATTCGTGAAATGCAGCGTTAATGACTCCAATAGTACCAACTCTGCTCGAGATTTGGGACTACGGGAAGGGAGCAGAGGTAGCAAGGGCTGGAAGGATGAATCGGAAATGGAGGAGCTGGCTGCAGATAGAGGAATCGAGGAAGTCTTCAAGTTTAGAGCTACCGAGAAAGATTATAAATTGGTGAAGGAGGATGATATTGATTCGGAAATGGAGGGATTCGACGGTAGGCGCAGAATTGATGCGGCGAAGAGCAGGAGGCAGATGATGAGGAGATCGAGCGTTATGGCGAAGCAAGTTATCAGCATTCGCTCCGCTCTCACTTTGGGTTTCGTGACTCAGCTATGGGTCGACACCAGCTCA TGGGTTGTAATGGTTGTGGAAGTGAAGCCAAGCTTACTTTCAGGAGACTCTGAAAGGTTTCTTTTGAAGGAGATCACACAGGTTGTTCTTGAGATACAGTTTGAATTGCATTGCAATTCATCATCATTTTATTTCTATCCCCATCAAATTTGGGAGGTTATTAAATTAATGCAAATG GTGGGAGATGTTGTACTTGTTGAGGATGAGATTGTGATGGAAGATGATACTAAGTTGATTGGACTGGAGACATTG GATACACTGTTACAACGCGAAGACGTCAAACTATTGGCAAG GTGCGTGGCTACACCTTTAGTATCAGTTCAGGCACGTTGGAATCACTTGAGCTCGACTCATTTGGAATTTCCATTATCCCCTCGAGTTTG GTAA
- the LOC131019809 gene encoding uncharacterized protein LOC131019809 isoform X11, whose protein sequence is MYDCVQSLNLHPQFSSRIYKLGSTTCLRLPKFVKCSVNDSNSTNSARDLGLREGSRGSKGWKDESEMEELAADRGIEEVFKFRATEKDYKLVKEDDIDSEMEGFDGRRRIDAAKSRRQMMRRSSVMAKQVISIRSALTLGFVTQLWVDTSSWVVMVVEVKPSLLSGDSERFLLKEITQVGDVVLVEDEIVMEDDTKLIGLETLVSTYALSVDDVLEVFPDTVVVRDAAVSRLQRLTKGFWDGKNKELEEQLDGEGYAERQRKSRKSRRNRRKSVDDDWELPMDFL, encoded by the exons ATGTATGACTGCGTTCAGTCGCTCAATTTGCATCCCCAATTTTCGTCCAGAATCTATAAATTAGGGTCTACAACATGTCTCAGACTGCCCAAATTCGTGAAATGCAGCGTTAATGACTCCAATAGTACCAACTCTGCTCGAGATTTGGGACTACGGGAAGGGAGCAGAGGTAGCAAGGGCTGGAAGGATGAATCGGAAATGGAGGAGCTGGCTGCAGATAGAGGAATCGAGGAAGTCTTCAAGTTTAGAGCTACCGAGAAAGATTATAAATTGGTGAAGGAGGATGATATTGATTCGGAAATGGAGGGATTCGACGGTAGGCGCAGAATTGATGCGGCGAAGAGCAGGAGGCAGATGATGAGGAGATCGAGCGTTATGGCGAAGCAAGTTATCAGCATTCGCTCCGCTCTCACTTTGGGTTTCGTGACTCAGCTATGGGTCGACACCAGCTCA TGGGTTGTAATGGTTGTGGAAGTGAAGCCAAGCTTACTTTCAGGAGACTCTGAAAGGTTTCTTTTGAAGGAGATCACACAG GTGGGAGATGTTGTACTTGTTGAGGATGAGATTGTGATGGAAGATGATACTAAGTTGATTGGACTGGAGACATTG GTAAGCACCTATGCTTTATCTGTGGATGATGTGCTGGAAGTTTTCCCCGACACGGTTGTTGTTCGTGATGCTGCTGTATCACGCTTACAAAGACTAACCAAG GGGTTTTGGGATGGGAAGAACAAGGAGTTGGAAGAACAATTGGATGGTGAGGGTTATGCAGAAAGACAACGTAAAAGTCGAAAATCGCGCAGAAATAGAAGAAAATCAGTAGATGATGATTGGGAGCTACCCATGGACTTTTTATGA
- the LOC131019809 gene encoding uncharacterized protein LOC131019809 isoform X2, producing the protein MYDCVQSLNLHPQFSSRIYKLGSTTCLRLPKFVKCSVNDSNSTNSARDLGLREGSRGSKGWKDESEMEELAADRGIEEVFKFRATEKDYKLVKEDDIDSEMEGFDGRRRIDAAKSRRQMMRRSSVMAKQVISIRSALTLGFVTQLWVDTSSWVVMVVEVKPSLLSGDSERFLLKEITQVVLEIQFELHCNSSSFYFYPHQIWEVIKLMQMVGDVVLVEDEIVMEDDTKLIGLETLVRGYTFSISSGTLESLELDSFGISIIPSSLVSTYALSVDDVLEVFPDTVVVRDAAVSRLQRLTKGFWDGKNKELEEQLDGEGYAERQRKSRKSRRNRRKSVDDDWELPMDFL; encoded by the exons ATGTATGACTGCGTTCAGTCGCTCAATTTGCATCCCCAATTTTCGTCCAGAATCTATAAATTAGGGTCTACAACATGTCTCAGACTGCCCAAATTCGTGAAATGCAGCGTTAATGACTCCAATAGTACCAACTCTGCTCGAGATTTGGGACTACGGGAAGGGAGCAGAGGTAGCAAGGGCTGGAAGGATGAATCGGAAATGGAGGAGCTGGCTGCAGATAGAGGAATCGAGGAAGTCTTCAAGTTTAGAGCTACCGAGAAAGATTATAAATTGGTGAAGGAGGATGATATTGATTCGGAAATGGAGGGATTCGACGGTAGGCGCAGAATTGATGCGGCGAAGAGCAGGAGGCAGATGATGAGGAGATCGAGCGTTATGGCGAAGCAAGTTATCAGCATTCGCTCCGCTCTCACTTTGGGTTTCGTGACTCAGCTATGGGTCGACACCAGCTCA TGGGTTGTAATGGTTGTGGAAGTGAAGCCAAGCTTACTTTCAGGAGACTCTGAAAGGTTTCTTTTGAAGGAGATCACACAGGTTGTTCTTGAGATACAGTTTGAATTGCATTGCAATTCATCATCATTTTATTTCTATCCCCATCAAATTTGGGAGGTTATTAAATTAATGCAAATG GTGGGAGATGTTGTACTTGTTGAGGATGAGATTGTGATGGAAGATGATACTAAGTTGATTGGACTGGAGACATTG GTGCGTGGCTACACCTTTAGTATCAGTTCAGGCACGTTGGAATCACTTGAGCTCGACTCATTTGGAATTTCCATTATCCCCTCGAGTTTG GTAAGCACCTATGCTTTATCTGTGGATGATGTGCTGGAAGTTTTCCCCGACACGGTTGTTGTTCGTGATGCTGCTGTATCACGCTTACAAAGACTAACCAAG GGGTTTTGGGATGGGAAGAACAAGGAGTTGGAAGAACAATTGGATGGTGAGGGTTATGCAGAAAGACAACGTAAAAGTCGAAAATCGCGCAGAAATAGAAGAAAATCAGTAGATGATGATTGGGAGCTACCCATGGACTTTTTATGA
- the LOC131019809 gene encoding uncharacterized protein LOC131019809 isoform X7, whose protein sequence is MYDCVQSLNLHPQFSSRIYKLGSTTCLRLPKFVKCSVNDSNSTNSARDLGLREGSRGSKGWKDESEMEELAADRGIEEVFKFRATEKDYKLVKEDDIDSEMEGFDGRRRIDAAKSRRQMMRRSSVMAKQVISIRSALTLGFVTQLWVDTSSVGDVVLVEDEIVMEDDTKLIGLETLVGYTVTTRRRQTIGKVRGYTFSISSGTLESLELDSFGISIIPSSLVSTYALSVDDVLEVFPDTVVVRDAAVSRLQRLTKGFWDGKNKELEEQLDGEGYAERQRKSRKSRRNRRKSVDDDWELPMDFL, encoded by the exons ATGTATGACTGCGTTCAGTCGCTCAATTTGCATCCCCAATTTTCGTCCAGAATCTATAAATTAGGGTCTACAACATGTCTCAGACTGCCCAAATTCGTGAAATGCAGCGTTAATGACTCCAATAGTACCAACTCTGCTCGAGATTTGGGACTACGGGAAGGGAGCAGAGGTAGCAAGGGCTGGAAGGATGAATCGGAAATGGAGGAGCTGGCTGCAGATAGAGGAATCGAGGAAGTCTTCAAGTTTAGAGCTACCGAGAAAGATTATAAATTGGTGAAGGAGGATGATATTGATTCGGAAATGGAGGGATTCGACGGTAGGCGCAGAATTGATGCGGCGAAGAGCAGGAGGCAGATGATGAGGAGATCGAGCGTTATGGCGAAGCAAGTTATCAGCATTCGCTCCGCTCTCACTTTGGGTTTCGTGACTCAGCTATGGGTCGACACCAGCTCA GTGGGAGATGTTGTACTTGTTGAGGATGAGATTGTGATGGAAGATGATACTAAGTTGATTGGACTGGAGACATTG GTAGGATACACTGTTACAACGCGAAGACGTCAAACTATTGGCAAG GTGCGTGGCTACACCTTTAGTATCAGTTCAGGCACGTTGGAATCACTTGAGCTCGACTCATTTGGAATTTCCATTATCCCCTCGAGTTTG GTAAGCACCTATGCTTTATCTGTGGATGATGTGCTGGAAGTTTTCCCCGACACGGTTGTTGTTCGTGATGCTGCTGTATCACGCTTACAAAGACTAACCAAG GGGTTTTGGGATGGGAAGAACAAGGAGTTGGAAGAACAATTGGATGGTGAGGGTTATGCAGAAAGACAACGTAAAAGTCGAAAATCGCGCAGAAATAGAAGAAAATCAGTAGATGATGATTGGGAGCTACCCATGGACTTTTTATGA
- the LOC131019809 gene encoding uncharacterized protein LOC131019809 isoform X1 — protein sequence MYDCVQSLNLHPQFSSRIYKLGSTTCLRLPKFVKCSVNDSNSTNSARDLGLREGSRGSKGWKDESEMEELAADRGIEEVFKFRATEKDYKLVKEDDIDSEMEGFDGRRRIDAAKSRRQMMRRSSVMAKQVISIRSALTLGFVTQLWVDTSSWVVMVVEVKPSLLSGDSERFLLKEITQVVLEIQFELHCNSSSFYFYPHQIWEVIKLMQMVGDVVLVEDEIVMEDDTKLIGLETLVGYTVTTRRRQTIGKVRGYTFSISSGTLESLELDSFGISIIPSSLVSTYALSVDDVLEVFPDTVVVRDAAVSRLQRLTKGFWDGKNKELEEQLDGEGYAERQRKSRKSRRNRRKSVDDDWELPMDFL from the exons ATGTATGACTGCGTTCAGTCGCTCAATTTGCATCCCCAATTTTCGTCCAGAATCTATAAATTAGGGTCTACAACATGTCTCAGACTGCCCAAATTCGTGAAATGCAGCGTTAATGACTCCAATAGTACCAACTCTGCTCGAGATTTGGGACTACGGGAAGGGAGCAGAGGTAGCAAGGGCTGGAAGGATGAATCGGAAATGGAGGAGCTGGCTGCAGATAGAGGAATCGAGGAAGTCTTCAAGTTTAGAGCTACCGAGAAAGATTATAAATTGGTGAAGGAGGATGATATTGATTCGGAAATGGAGGGATTCGACGGTAGGCGCAGAATTGATGCGGCGAAGAGCAGGAGGCAGATGATGAGGAGATCGAGCGTTATGGCGAAGCAAGTTATCAGCATTCGCTCCGCTCTCACTTTGGGTTTCGTGACTCAGCTATGGGTCGACACCAGCTCA TGGGTTGTAATGGTTGTGGAAGTGAAGCCAAGCTTACTTTCAGGAGACTCTGAAAGGTTTCTTTTGAAGGAGATCACACAGGTTGTTCTTGAGATACAGTTTGAATTGCATTGCAATTCATCATCATTTTATTTCTATCCCCATCAAATTTGGGAGGTTATTAAATTAATGCAAATG GTGGGAGATGTTGTACTTGTTGAGGATGAGATTGTGATGGAAGATGATACTAAGTTGATTGGACTGGAGACATTG GTAGGATACACTGTTACAACGCGAAGACGTCAAACTATTGGCAAG GTGCGTGGCTACACCTTTAGTATCAGTTCAGGCACGTTGGAATCACTTGAGCTCGACTCATTTGGAATTTCCATTATCCCCTCGAGTTTG GTAAGCACCTATGCTTTATCTGTGGATGATGTGCTGGAAGTTTTCCCCGACACGGTTGTTGTTCGTGATGCTGCTGTATCACGCTTACAAAGACTAACCAAG GGGTTTTGGGATGGGAAGAACAAGGAGTTGGAAGAACAATTGGATGGTGAGGGTTATGCAGAAAGACAACGTAAAAGTCGAAAATCGCGCAGAAATAGAAGAAAATCAGTAGATGATGATTGGGAGCTACCCATGGACTTTTTATGA
- the LOC131019809 gene encoding uncharacterized protein LOC131019809 isoform X10, giving the protein MYDCVQSLNLHPQFSSRIYKLGSTTCLRLPKFVKCSVNDSNSTNSARDLGLREGSRGSKGWKDESEMEELAADRGIEEVFKFRATEKDYKLVKEDDIDSEMEGFDGRRRIDAAKSRRQMMRRSSVMAKQVISIRSALTLGFVTQLWVDTSSVGDVVLVEDEIVMEDDTKLIGLETLVRGYTFSISSGTLESLELDSFGISIIPSSLVSTYALSVDDVLEVFPDTVVVRDAAVSRLQRLTKGFWDGKNKELEEQLDGEGYAERQRKSRKSRRNRRKSVDDDWELPMDFL; this is encoded by the exons ATGTATGACTGCGTTCAGTCGCTCAATTTGCATCCCCAATTTTCGTCCAGAATCTATAAATTAGGGTCTACAACATGTCTCAGACTGCCCAAATTCGTGAAATGCAGCGTTAATGACTCCAATAGTACCAACTCTGCTCGAGATTTGGGACTACGGGAAGGGAGCAGAGGTAGCAAGGGCTGGAAGGATGAATCGGAAATGGAGGAGCTGGCTGCAGATAGAGGAATCGAGGAAGTCTTCAAGTTTAGAGCTACCGAGAAAGATTATAAATTGGTGAAGGAGGATGATATTGATTCGGAAATGGAGGGATTCGACGGTAGGCGCAGAATTGATGCGGCGAAGAGCAGGAGGCAGATGATGAGGAGATCGAGCGTTATGGCGAAGCAAGTTATCAGCATTCGCTCCGCTCTCACTTTGGGTTTCGTGACTCAGCTATGGGTCGACACCAGCTCA GTGGGAGATGTTGTACTTGTTGAGGATGAGATTGTGATGGAAGATGATACTAAGTTGATTGGACTGGAGACATTG GTGCGTGGCTACACCTTTAGTATCAGTTCAGGCACGTTGGAATCACTTGAGCTCGACTCATTTGGAATTTCCATTATCCCCTCGAGTTTG GTAAGCACCTATGCTTTATCTGTGGATGATGTGCTGGAAGTTTTCCCCGACACGGTTGTTGTTCGTGATGCTGCTGTATCACGCTTACAAAGACTAACCAAG GGGTTTTGGGATGGGAAGAACAAGGAGTTGGAAGAACAATTGGATGGTGAGGGTTATGCAGAAAGACAACGTAAAAGTCGAAAATCGCGCAGAAATAGAAGAAAATCAGTAGATGATGATTGGGAGCTACCCATGGACTTTTTATGA
- the LOC131019809 gene encoding uncharacterized protein LOC131019809 isoform X3 produces the protein MYDCVQSLNLHPQFSSRIYKLGSTTCLRLPKFVKCSVNDSNSTNSARDLGLREGSRGSKGWKDESEMEELAADRGIEEVFKFRATEKDYKLVKEDDIDSEMEGFDGRRRIDAAKSRRQMMRRSSVMAKQVISIRSALTLGFVTQLWVDTSSWVVMVVEVKPSLLSGDSERFLLKEITQVVLEIQFELHCNSSSFYFYPHQIWEVIKLMQMVGDVVLVEDEIVMEDDTKLIGLETLVGYTVTTRRRQTIGKVSTYALSVDDVLEVFPDTVVVRDAAVSRLQRLTKGFWDGKNKELEEQLDGEGYAERQRKSRKSRRNRRKSVDDDWELPMDFL, from the exons ATGTATGACTGCGTTCAGTCGCTCAATTTGCATCCCCAATTTTCGTCCAGAATCTATAAATTAGGGTCTACAACATGTCTCAGACTGCCCAAATTCGTGAAATGCAGCGTTAATGACTCCAATAGTACCAACTCTGCTCGAGATTTGGGACTACGGGAAGGGAGCAGAGGTAGCAAGGGCTGGAAGGATGAATCGGAAATGGAGGAGCTGGCTGCAGATAGAGGAATCGAGGAAGTCTTCAAGTTTAGAGCTACCGAGAAAGATTATAAATTGGTGAAGGAGGATGATATTGATTCGGAAATGGAGGGATTCGACGGTAGGCGCAGAATTGATGCGGCGAAGAGCAGGAGGCAGATGATGAGGAGATCGAGCGTTATGGCGAAGCAAGTTATCAGCATTCGCTCCGCTCTCACTTTGGGTTTCGTGACTCAGCTATGGGTCGACACCAGCTCA TGGGTTGTAATGGTTGTGGAAGTGAAGCCAAGCTTACTTTCAGGAGACTCTGAAAGGTTTCTTTTGAAGGAGATCACACAGGTTGTTCTTGAGATACAGTTTGAATTGCATTGCAATTCATCATCATTTTATTTCTATCCCCATCAAATTTGGGAGGTTATTAAATTAATGCAAATG GTGGGAGATGTTGTACTTGTTGAGGATGAGATTGTGATGGAAGATGATACTAAGTTGATTGGACTGGAGACATTG GTAGGATACACTGTTACAACGCGAAGACGTCAAACTATTGGCAAG GTAAGCACCTATGCTTTATCTGTGGATGATGTGCTGGAAGTTTTCCCCGACACGGTTGTTGTTCGTGATGCTGCTGTATCACGCTTACAAAGACTAACCAAG GGGTTTTGGGATGGGAAGAACAAGGAGTTGGAAGAACAATTGGATGGTGAGGGTTATGCAGAAAGACAACGTAAAAGTCGAAAATCGCGCAGAAATAGAAGAAAATCAGTAGATGATGATTGGGAGCTACCCATGGACTTTTTATGA
- the LOC131019809 gene encoding uncharacterized protein LOC131019809 isoform X5, whose product MYDCVQSLNLHPQFSSRIYKLGSTTCLRLPKFVKCSVNDSNSTNSARDLGLREGSRGSKGWKDESEMEELAADRGIEEVFKFRATEKDYKLVKEDDIDSEMEGFDGRRRIDAAKSRRQMMRRSSVMAKQVISIRSALTLGFVTQLWVDTSSWVVMVVEVKPSLLSGDSERFLLKEITQVVLEIQFELHCNSSSFYFYPHQIWEVIKLMQMVGDVVLVEDEIVMEDDTKLIGLETLVSTYALSVDDVLEVFPDTVVVRDAAVSRLQRLTKGFWDGKNKELEEQLDGEGYAERQRKSRKSRRNRRKSVDDDWELPMDFL is encoded by the exons ATGTATGACTGCGTTCAGTCGCTCAATTTGCATCCCCAATTTTCGTCCAGAATCTATAAATTAGGGTCTACAACATGTCTCAGACTGCCCAAATTCGTGAAATGCAGCGTTAATGACTCCAATAGTACCAACTCTGCTCGAGATTTGGGACTACGGGAAGGGAGCAGAGGTAGCAAGGGCTGGAAGGATGAATCGGAAATGGAGGAGCTGGCTGCAGATAGAGGAATCGAGGAAGTCTTCAAGTTTAGAGCTACCGAGAAAGATTATAAATTGGTGAAGGAGGATGATATTGATTCGGAAATGGAGGGATTCGACGGTAGGCGCAGAATTGATGCGGCGAAGAGCAGGAGGCAGATGATGAGGAGATCGAGCGTTATGGCGAAGCAAGTTATCAGCATTCGCTCCGCTCTCACTTTGGGTTTCGTGACTCAGCTATGGGTCGACACCAGCTCA TGGGTTGTAATGGTTGTGGAAGTGAAGCCAAGCTTACTTTCAGGAGACTCTGAAAGGTTTCTTTTGAAGGAGATCACACAGGTTGTTCTTGAGATACAGTTTGAATTGCATTGCAATTCATCATCATTTTATTTCTATCCCCATCAAATTTGGGAGGTTATTAAATTAATGCAAATG GTGGGAGATGTTGTACTTGTTGAGGATGAGATTGTGATGGAAGATGATACTAAGTTGATTGGACTGGAGACATTG GTAAGCACCTATGCTTTATCTGTGGATGATGTGCTGGAAGTTTTCCCCGACACGGTTGTTGTTCGTGATGCTGCTGTATCACGCTTACAAAGACTAACCAAG GGGTTTTGGGATGGGAAGAACAAGGAGTTGGAAGAACAATTGGATGGTGAGGGTTATGCAGAAAGACAACGTAAAAGTCGAAAATCGCGCAGAAATAGAAGAAAATCAGTAGATGATGATTGGGAGCTACCCATGGACTTTTTATGA
- the LOC131019809 gene encoding uncharacterized protein LOC131019809 isoform X4, which translates to MYDCVQSLNLHPQFSSRIYKLGSTTCLRLPKFVKCSVNDSNSTNSARDLGLREGSRGSKGWKDESEMEELAADRGIEEVFKFRATEKDYKLVKEDDIDSEMEGFDGRRRIDAAKSRRQMMRRSSVMAKQVISIRSALTLGFVTQLWVDTSSWVVMVVEVKPSLLSGDSERFLLKEITQVGDVVLVEDEIVMEDDTKLIGLETLVGYTVTTRRRQTIGKVRGYTFSISSGTLESLELDSFGISIIPSSLVSTYALSVDDVLEVFPDTVVVRDAAVSRLQRLTKGFWDGKNKELEEQLDGEGYAERQRKSRKSRRNRRKSVDDDWELPMDFL; encoded by the exons ATGTATGACTGCGTTCAGTCGCTCAATTTGCATCCCCAATTTTCGTCCAGAATCTATAAATTAGGGTCTACAACATGTCTCAGACTGCCCAAATTCGTGAAATGCAGCGTTAATGACTCCAATAGTACCAACTCTGCTCGAGATTTGGGACTACGGGAAGGGAGCAGAGGTAGCAAGGGCTGGAAGGATGAATCGGAAATGGAGGAGCTGGCTGCAGATAGAGGAATCGAGGAAGTCTTCAAGTTTAGAGCTACCGAGAAAGATTATAAATTGGTGAAGGAGGATGATATTGATTCGGAAATGGAGGGATTCGACGGTAGGCGCAGAATTGATGCGGCGAAGAGCAGGAGGCAGATGATGAGGAGATCGAGCGTTATGGCGAAGCAAGTTATCAGCATTCGCTCCGCTCTCACTTTGGGTTTCGTGACTCAGCTATGGGTCGACACCAGCTCA TGGGTTGTAATGGTTGTGGAAGTGAAGCCAAGCTTACTTTCAGGAGACTCTGAAAGGTTTCTTTTGAAGGAGATCACACAG GTGGGAGATGTTGTACTTGTTGAGGATGAGATTGTGATGGAAGATGATACTAAGTTGATTGGACTGGAGACATTG GTAGGATACACTGTTACAACGCGAAGACGTCAAACTATTGGCAAG GTGCGTGGCTACACCTTTAGTATCAGTTCAGGCACGTTGGAATCACTTGAGCTCGACTCATTTGGAATTTCCATTATCCCCTCGAGTTTG GTAAGCACCTATGCTTTATCTGTGGATGATGTGCTGGAAGTTTTCCCCGACACGGTTGTTGTTCGTGATGCTGCTGTATCACGCTTACAAAGACTAACCAAG GGGTTTTGGGATGGGAAGAACAAGGAGTTGGAAGAACAATTGGATGGTGAGGGTTATGCAGAAAGACAACGTAAAAGTCGAAAATCGCGCAGAAATAGAAGAAAATCAGTAGATGATGATTGGGAGCTACCCATGGACTTTTTATGA
- the LOC131019809 gene encoding uncharacterized protein LOC131019809 isoform X8: MYDCVQSLNLHPQFSSRIYKLGSTTCLRLPKFVKCSVNDSNSTNSARDLGLREGSRGSKGWKDESEMEELAADRGIEEVFKFRATEKDYKLVKEDDIDSEMEGFDGRRRIDAAKSRRQMMRRSSVMAKQVISIRSALTLGFVTQLWVDTSSWVVMVVEVKPSLLSGDSERFLLKEITQVGDVVLVEDEIVMEDDTKLIGLETLVGYTVTTRRRQTIGKVSTYALSVDDVLEVFPDTVVVRDAAVSRLQRLTKGFWDGKNKELEEQLDGEGYAERQRKSRKSRRNRRKSVDDDWELPMDFL; the protein is encoded by the exons ATGTATGACTGCGTTCAGTCGCTCAATTTGCATCCCCAATTTTCGTCCAGAATCTATAAATTAGGGTCTACAACATGTCTCAGACTGCCCAAATTCGTGAAATGCAGCGTTAATGACTCCAATAGTACCAACTCTGCTCGAGATTTGGGACTACGGGAAGGGAGCAGAGGTAGCAAGGGCTGGAAGGATGAATCGGAAATGGAGGAGCTGGCTGCAGATAGAGGAATCGAGGAAGTCTTCAAGTTTAGAGCTACCGAGAAAGATTATAAATTGGTGAAGGAGGATGATATTGATTCGGAAATGGAGGGATTCGACGGTAGGCGCAGAATTGATGCGGCGAAGAGCAGGAGGCAGATGATGAGGAGATCGAGCGTTATGGCGAAGCAAGTTATCAGCATTCGCTCCGCTCTCACTTTGGGTTTCGTGACTCAGCTATGGGTCGACACCAGCTCA TGGGTTGTAATGGTTGTGGAAGTGAAGCCAAGCTTACTTTCAGGAGACTCTGAAAGGTTTCTTTTGAAGGAGATCACACAG GTGGGAGATGTTGTACTTGTTGAGGATGAGATTGTGATGGAAGATGATACTAAGTTGATTGGACTGGAGACATTG GTAGGATACACTGTTACAACGCGAAGACGTCAAACTATTGGCAAG GTAAGCACCTATGCTTTATCTGTGGATGATGTGCTGGAAGTTTTCCCCGACACGGTTGTTGTTCGTGATGCTGCTGTATCACGCTTACAAAGACTAACCAAG GGGTTTTGGGATGGGAAGAACAAGGAGTTGGAAGAACAATTGGATGGTGAGGGTTATGCAGAAAGACAACGTAAAAGTCGAAAATCGCGCAGAAATAGAAGAAAATCAGTAGATGATGATTGGGAGCTACCCATGGACTTTTTATGA